The region GATCTCGCTGGGCCCCCGCGGCAACGACACCTTCGACCACGCCAAGGCCGGTGACTGCCTGAACTGGCCCGACCGGACCCCGGACGCGGCGCAGATCGTCGACTGCAGCAGCGAGCACCGGTTCGAGGTCGCCGAGTCGGTCGACATGCGCACGTTCCCCGGCAGTGAATACGGCCCCGACGCGGCTCCTCCGTCGGCCGCCAGGATCCAGCAGATCAGCCAGGAGCAGTGCTCGGCGGCCGTCAAGCGGTACCTGGGTGCGCGCTTCGACCCCAACAGCCGGTTCACGATCAGCATGCTCTGGTCCGGGGACAAGGCCTGGAAGCAGTCCGGGGAACGCCGGATGCTGTGCGGGATGCAGCTGCCCGGCCCCAACAACCAGCAGCTGGCGTTCAAGGGCAAGGTCGCCGAGATCGACCAGTCGAAGGTGTGGCCGGCCGGCACGTGCCTCGGCATCGACCCGGCGACCAATCAGCCCACCGACATCCCGGTCGACTGCGCGGCACCGCACGCCATGGAGGTCACGGGCGCGGTCAACCTGGCCGAGAAGTTCCCCGACGCGCTGCCGCCGGAGCAGGAGCAGGACTCCTTCATCAAAGACGCGTGCACCCGGATGACGGACGCCTACCTGGCCCCGATCCAGTTGCGCAACACGACGCTGACCCTGATCTACAGCACCGTCTCGCTGCCCAGCTGGGCGGCGGGCAGCCATCAGGTCTCCTGCAGCATCGGCGCCACGCTGGGCAACGGCGGCTGGTCGACGCTGCTGAACAGCGCCAAGGGCCCGCTGATGATCAACGGGCAGCCCCCGGTGCCGCCGCCGGACATCCCCGAGGAGCGGCTCAACCTGCCGCCGATCCCGGTGCCCGACGCCGACACCTCATCGCAGTCGCAGTCGGGCAGTTCGAGCAGTTCCAGCAGCTCGGGTGGTTCGAGTTCCGACCAGAGCGACAGCGGCCAGCAGACCCAGCACATGCCGCAGCTGGCCACGCCGGCCAATCCCTCGCCGACCGCACCGACACCGCCCGCCGACGGCGCACCCCCGCAGGGCAACGTCTTTCCGGGCGGTCCCCCGCCACCGCCTCCCGGCGCACCGCCGGCCCCGGCTCCCGAACCCGCGCCACCTCCCCCGGCGCCCGCACCGCCTCCCCCGGCGCCCGCACCACCTCCCCCGGCGCCCGCACCACCTCCGCCGGCCGACCAGCCGGTCGTGCCGCCGCCGCCCGGGCCCTGACCGCCATGGCCGTGCGGATGAGCCCGCACCGGTTCGAGGAGTTGGTCGGCGATGCGCTGGACCTGCTGCCGCCCGAGCTGGCTTCGGCGATCGACAACGTGGTGATCCTCGTCGCGGACCGCAACGCCGACGAGCCCGACCTGCTCGGGCTCTACGAGGGCATCGCGCTGACCGAGCGGGATTCCTGGTATGCCGGATCGCTGCCCGACACCATCACGATCTATCGCGAGGCACTCCTCGACGTGTGCGGCAGCGAGCAGGAAGTCGTCGACGAGGTGGCGATCACGGTGATCCACGAGGTCGCCCACCACTTCGGCATCGACGACGACCGCCTGCACGAATTGGGTTGGGCCTGAACGGCACAGCGCGGCAACCCGATGCTGTCGCCGGTGAGTGCTATGAACAGCTCATGACCAACCAGTGCCGCGCCTGCCGGGCAGGACTCGAGCACTGCCACGGCGCGCTCATCCATCACCCCTACCGGCGGGACGAGTGCACCGAGGACGAGTGCGTGACCCCGGAC is a window of Mycolicibacterium chubuense NBB4 DNA encoding:
- a CDS encoding septum formation family protein, which gives rise to MDQMSEELRRAPNPAAKSSAPWWRSLQAESTRRALLLTALGGLLIAGVITALPQSDRSNSLTANSISLGPRGNDTFDHAKAGDCLNWPDRTPDAAQIVDCSSEHRFEVAESVDMRTFPGSEYGPDAAPPSAARIQQISQEQCSAAVKRYLGARFDPNSRFTISMLWSGDKAWKQSGERRMLCGMQLPGPNNQQLAFKGKVAEIDQSKVWPAGTCLGIDPATNQPTDIPVDCAAPHAMEVTGAVNLAEKFPDALPPEQEQDSFIKDACTRMTDAYLAPIQLRNTTLTLIYSTVSLPSWAAGSHQVSCSIGATLGNGGWSTLLNSAKGPLMINGQPPVPPPDIPEERLNLPPIPVPDADTSSQSQSGSSSSSSSSGGSSSDQSDSGQQTQHMPQLATPANPSPTAPTPPADGAPPQGNVFPGGPPPPPPGAPPAPAPEPAPPPPAPAPPPPAPAPPPPAPAPPPPADQPVVPPPPGP
- a CDS encoding metallopeptidase family protein produces the protein MAVRMSPHRFEELVGDALDLLPPELASAIDNVVILVADRNADEPDLLGLYEGIALTERDSWYAGSLPDTITIYREALLDVCGSEQEVVDEVAITVIHEVAHHFGIDDDRLHELGWA